A window of the candidate division WOR-3 bacterium genome harbors these coding sequences:
- a CDS encoding DUF1015 domain-containing protein — protein sequence MADIRPFRGWRYNPLKVSDLSQVITQPYDKISKELQQTYIARHPNSFVHLILPAAPDPYTYSTTTSKLWSSQLVLVRDAQPAIYVLHQDFEMGGQMRTRKSFVAAIRVDEFEKGTVLPHERTLSKPKADRLSLLRATSKDYEQIFMLYDDPTGLVDRALTPTGEPLMKATDDYGVVQKVWAITEPAKLASVRKALTDKVMLIADGHHRYETALNFRQEMEREGKVPDDAALRFKATAFVNMSDPGLVILPTHRYLFGLSSPKWNELVATIGKWFETRPVKDAEVEPELAKARTDHVFALHVGKNRNWMLRLTDKSAVEQLVKDHSADYRDLDVAILHTVLIEHVFGVSPAQIEDHVAYERNLAETMNKVNSGRYQAALLMNPTRADQVQKVAAHGERMPQKSTDFYPKFVSGLVFMDIGDIERL from the coding sequence ATGGCGGACATCAGACCGTTCCGCGGCTGGCGCTACAATCCGTTGAAGGTCTCAGACCTGTCGCAAGTCATCACCCAGCCCTACGACAAGATATCCAAAGAGCTGCAGCAGACCTACATCGCCCGCCACCCCAACAGCTTTGTCCACCTGATACTGCCGGCGGCGCCTGACCCCTACACCTACTCCACTACCACGTCCAAACTCTGGTCCTCACAGCTGGTCCTCGTCCGCGACGCGCAGCCGGCGATCTACGTTCTGCATCAGGACTTCGAGATGGGCGGCCAGATGAGAACCCGCAAGTCCTTCGTCGCTGCTATCCGGGTGGATGAGTTCGAGAAAGGCACGGTGCTGCCGCACGAACGGACCCTGTCCAAGCCCAAAGCTGACCGTCTGAGCCTGCTCCGCGCCACCAGCAAGGACTACGAACAGATATTCATGCTCTACGACGACCCGACGGGACTGGTCGACCGGGCACTTACCCCGACCGGCGAGCCCCTGATGAAGGCGACCGACGACTACGGCGTGGTCCAGAAGGTCTGGGCGATCACCGAACCTGCCAAGCTGGCATCAGTGCGCAAGGCGCTCACGGACAAAGTGATGCTGATAGCCGATGGCCACCACCGCTACGAAACGGCGCTCAACTTCCGGCAGGAGATGGAGCGCGAAGGCAAGGTGCCGGACGACGCAGCCCTTCGCTTCAAAGCGACCGCTTTCGTGAACATGTCCGACCCGGGCCTCGTGATTCTGCCCACGCATCGCTACCTGTTCGGCCTGTCCAGCCCGAAGTGGAACGAACTCGTCGCCACCATCGGCAAGTGGTTCGAGACTCGGCCGGTGAAGGACGCGGAAGTGGAACCGGAACTCGCCAAGGCCCGAACCGACCACGTCTTCGCGCTCCACGTCGGCAAGAACCGGAACTGGATGCTCCGCCTGACCGACAAGTCCGCGGTCGAGCAGCTGGTCAAGGACCACAGCGCCGACTACCGCGACCTCGATGTGGCCATCCTCCACACCGTGCTTATCGAACACGTCTTCGGAGTCAGCCCGGCGCAGATCGAGGACCACGTGGCGTACGAGCGCAACCTGGCCGAAACGATGAACAAGGTGAACTCGGGCAGGTACCAGGCGGCGCTGCTCATGAACCCGACCCGGGCCGACCAGGTGCAGAAGGTAGCCGCCCATGGAGAACGCATGCCCCAGAAGTCGACTGACTTCTACCCCAAGTTCGTGTCCGGGCTGGTCTTCATGGACATCGGCGATATCGAACGGCTCTAG